AACCTGGGACTCAAGGAGGTCCCGCTACCGAGGAAACGATATGCTGCAAAATGAGTAGTGACCACAAAAATCGCCAAGCCCCCGAATGACGCCAAGCCTTGATCTAAATTGGCGAACTTGGGTTAAGGGCCTCGCAAAAATAAATATGGATGAACCGATTATTGGATGAATGGCATGAGTGTTATCATACTTGAGGCAATTCATAAAAATTATCAGGCCTATGGAAAAACAGTGCCCGCACTCCGGGGGATCGATCTTACGGTCGAGACTGGTGAATTTGCGGCCATAGCCGGCCCGTCCGGGTCCGGAAAAACCACCCTGCTGAATATCATCGGCGGCCTTGACTGTCCAACGTCCGGAAATGTCCGGATCGGAGATATTTTGCTGAACGAACTGAAGCCTAAGCAAACCGCTGAATTGCGGCTTCATAAAATCGGTTTTGTCTTTCAGGCATATAATCTGATTCCGGTACTGTCCGCTCTTGAAAATGTAGAATATATTCTGATGCTGCAGGGAATCTCTGGAAAAGACCGCCAGGCCCGTTCAACACATGTGCTCAAAGAAGTCGGCCTTGAAAACGAAATGGACCGGCGGCCCCACGAGCTGTCCGGCGGTCAGCAGCAGCGGGTGGCAGTTGCCAGGGCCATTGTCTCGGAGCCGGATATTGTGCTGGCAGATGAACCCACCGCCAATCTGGATCAGAAAACCGGCGCGCACCTGCTGGATATGATGCATGCGTTGAACCGGAAAAAACAGATCACCTTTTTATTTTCGACTCATGATCCAATGGTAATGGAGCGATCGGATCGACTGATCAACATGATAGACGGCCAGATCGTTTCAGATGTCCGAAAATCTGCCGGCAATCGCGAATAACGGGTAACCATGTTTAATGTTTAATCCCTATCAGACCATTTTATCCTTATACCGTTCAGTTTTCGGGCATCTCATGCCTCCGGAATCCTTCCGGCAGCTTCTTTTCATCCATGGTTTCCGATTGATTCTGTTTTCAGCATTGATGTTATCTCCCCTCCTGTTGTTATCCTCAGCGGATGCCGCTCAGCCCGGAAACTCCCTTTCATA
This genomic stretch from Desulfobacterales bacterium harbors:
- a CDS encoding ABC transporter ATP-binding protein, which translates into the protein MSVIILEAIHKNYQAYGKTVPALRGIDLTVETGEFAAIAGPSGSGKTTLLNIIGGLDCPTSGNVRIGDILLNELKPKQTAELRLHKIGFVFQAYNLIPVLSALENVEYILMLQGISGKDRQARSTHVLKEVGLENEMDRRPHELSGGQQQRVAVARAIVSEPDIVLADEPTANLDQKTGAHLLDMMHALNRKKQITFLFSTHDPMVMERSDRLINMIDGQIVSDVRKSAGNRE